A DNA window from Brenneria izadpanahii contains the following coding sequences:
- a CDS encoding thiamine pyrophosphate-dependent enzyme: MSISIKNLPPEEYFVGHKACAGCGGSLVVRLALKVFGPKSHVVIPAGCMSAVGFIYPQMAVGVNAMIAPFAATGAVLSGLAAALRAKGITDIPVVGFAGDGATADIGLQSLSGAFDRQERIIYICYDNEAYMNTGIQKSGATPWGAKTTTSPSGFKPYHLNGEKRPGDVLDAAPPTARQGWRSHKKDLLQIAAAHHVPYAATASVGQPSDLLKKLEKAATVDGPAFLHVFAPCPTGWGCASDSTIALGKSVVDTGLWPLLEYQQGALTINRNPNRFAPLESYFSEQGRFKSLEPELLSALAAARDERWRELRAWANAAPPV; encoded by the coding sequence ATGTCCATATCGATTAAAAACCTGCCGCCGGAGGAGTATTTTGTCGGTCATAAAGCCTGTGCGGGCTGCGGCGGCAGCCTGGTGGTGCGTCTGGCGCTAAAGGTTTTCGGTCCGAAAAGCCATGTGGTGATCCCGGCGGGCTGTATGTCGGCGGTCGGTTTTATCTATCCGCAAATGGCGGTGGGCGTGAATGCGATGATCGCGCCGTTCGCGGCGACCGGGGCAGTGCTCTCAGGGCTGGCGGCGGCATTGCGCGCCAAAGGCATCACCGATATTCCGGTGGTGGGCTTCGCCGGCGACGGCGCCACGGCGGATATTGGTCTGCAATCCCTGTCCGGGGCGTTCGATCGCCAGGAGCGCATTATCTATATTTGCTACGACAACGAAGCCTATATGAACACCGGCATTCAGAAGAGCGGCGCCACCCCCTGGGGGGCGAAAACCACCACGTCGCCGTCCGGTTTCAAGCCTTACCACCTCAACGGCGAAAAACGTCCGGGCGACGTTCTTGACGCCGCGCCGCCGACGGCCCGGCAGGGATGGCGCAGTCATAAAAAAGACCTGTTGCAGATCGCGGCGGCCCATCATGTGCCCTATGCCGCCACCGCCAGCGTGGGGCAGCCGTCCGATCTATTGAAAAAGCTGGAGAAGGCCGCCACCGTCGATGGCCCGGCCTTTCTGCATGTGTTTGCGCCTTGTCCCACCGGCTGGGGGTGCGCCAGCGACAGCACCATCGCGCTGGGCAAAAGCGTGGTGGATACCGGACTTTGGCCGCTGCTGGAATACCAGCAAGGGGCGCTGACCATTAACCGTAATCCTAACCGGTTTGCGCCGCTGGAAAGTTATTTTTCGGAGCAGGGGCGGTTTAAATCGCTGGAGCCCGAGCTGCTGAGCGCGCTGGCCGCCGCCCGCGATGAACGCTGGCGTGAGCTTAGAGCCTGGGCGAACGCGGCGCCGCCGGTGTAG
- a CDS encoding ROK family protein encodes MDKRELTATHRKLVALLRRSGCLSRLALAAASGLTTAAVSMMTRDMLNLGILEESDREQGRRGPPKINLRVVAHTGYVLGVYAEYDLICLLLMDYAGHCVAEKTLRGDFRSVLTVADTLAGAVAALMEQQRIPQDKMLAVNLALPARFDGGALPVWIAPGLVAWRGVDIASQLSERLNCPVLVENDANCAAIGELNFGEADHHDSFFYLYIGKGIGGALVLNGDLYHGQNGNAGEIGALRPRSQSRPSFDDLQDCLRAAGVDIPSSPDDPQWESLANSPAGGRWIERAADELFDLIYTVTALLDPPCVYLGGTLPQPFTRRLKSALETPRPRPNGEAPLPLPPLKISSIPAQNSAAFGAAALALRQW; translated from the coding sequence ATGGATAAACGCGAACTCACCGCGACTCACCGTAAACTGGTGGCGCTATTACGCCGTTCCGGCTGCCTGTCCCGTCTCGCGCTCGCCGCCGCCAGCGGGCTGACCACCGCCGCCGTCAGCATGATGACGCGGGACATGCTCAACCTCGGCATTCTGGAAGAGAGCGACAGAGAACAGGGCCGGCGCGGCCCGCCCAAAATCAATTTGCGGGTGGTGGCCCACACCGGTTATGTGTTGGGGGTATACGCGGAATACGATCTGATCTGTCTGCTGCTGATGGACTACGCCGGGCACTGCGTGGCGGAAAAAACGCTGCGGGGAGATTTCCGCTCCGTATTGACCGTGGCGGATACCCTCGCCGGGGCGGTCGCCGCGTTGATGGAGCAACAGCGTATCCCACAGGACAAAATGTTAGCCGTCAATCTGGCGCTGCCCGCCCGCTTTGACGGCGGCGCGCTGCCGGTGTGGATTGCCCCCGGCCTGGTCGCCTGGCGGGGCGTGGATATCGCCAGCCAACTGAGCGAACGGCTGAACTGCCCGGTACTGGTGGAGAACGACGCCAACTGCGCCGCCATCGGCGAATTGAATTTTGGCGAGGCCGACCATCATGACAGTTTCTTTTACCTGTACATCGGTAAAGGCATCGGCGGCGCGCTGGTGCTAAACGGCGATCTCTATCACGGCCAGAATGGCAACGCCGGCGAAATCGGCGCGCTGCGCCCTCGTTCGCAGTCACGCCCTTCGTTTGATGATTTGCAGGATTGTCTGCGGGCGGCGGGAGTGGATATCCCCTCATCCCCGGACGATCCGCAGTGGGAAAGTCTGGCGAACTCACCGGCGGGCGGACGCTGGATCGAACGGGCGGCGGATGAGCTGTTCGACCTGATTTACACGGTAACCGCCCTGCTCGACCCGCCCTGCGTCTACCTCGGCGGCACGCTGCCGCAGCCGTTTACGCGCCGGTTGAAAAGCGCGCTGGAAACGCCGCGCCCGCGGCCCAACGGCGAAGCGCCGTTGCCTTTGCCGCCGCTGAAAATCTCTTCCATCCCGGCGCAAAACAGCGCCGCGTTCGGCGCCGCGGCGCTGGCGCTCAGGCAATGGTAG
- a CDS encoding ABC transporter substrate-binding protein, which yields MRKFTLLSLSAAVALSMAAHSALAETIALKLWTLNDRNAPMRTANIEDAAEVMNRQFAAAGVDKKIVIDTHASAVQGWDDLALDTMKAFAVNQGPDIVLLPHEWIGEFARNGYAMQMDDQIKANPWVYGDILPTLWDAAKYQGKIYGIPQDAEIRMFFYNKDMLRKIGKDEAFIDSLPARVESGDFTLDDLTALSKEVVNGGAAQVGMLHRPNVGIDYLMVFSSSGAKFMDEKTGKLLFPKKEIENALSWYARNVSEGVTPTDNTSMSWDAIQANFKQEKAFIFHQGIWAMAWQVNDNFGPAWPADKAGYTHKIGWIPAPAAVKGGKPANLSHPIVHVVSNKSKNRELAAQLVAIASLPYYNNRHDVTSYHIAISHAQTAMPQYTDSWALAEAGKMMTNLTFVPNHVRFGDYNRVLFKGLQAVETKRMTPAQAVEFIADELEMQLGKDVEIVDSLH from the coding sequence ATGCGTAAATTTACATTGTTGTCTTTATCTGCGGCTGTGGCGCTGAGTATGGCGGCGCATAGCGCGCTGGCTGAAACGATCGCTCTGAAACTCTGGACGCTGAACGACAGAAACGCCCCGATGCGCACCGCCAACATCGAGGATGCGGCCGAGGTGATGAACCGTCAGTTCGCCGCGGCGGGCGTGGACAAGAAAATAGTGATTGATACCCATGCCAGCGCGGTGCAGGGCTGGGACGATCTGGCGCTGGACACCATGAAAGCCTTCGCGGTCAATCAAGGGCCGGATATCGTGCTGCTGCCCCACGAGTGGATCGGCGAATTCGCCCGCAATGGCTACGCCATGCAGATGGACGATCAGATTAAGGCCAATCCGTGGGTGTACGGCGATATTTTGCCGACGCTGTGGGACGCCGCCAAATATCAGGGCAAGATTTACGGCATCCCGCAGGATGCGGAAATCCGCATGTTCTTCTACAACAAGGACATGTTGCGCAAGATCGGCAAGGATGAGGCGTTTATCGATAGTTTGCCGGCGCGCGTGGAAAGCGGCGATTTCACCCTGGATGACCTGACCGCGCTGTCCAAAGAGGTGGTGAACGGCGGCGCCGCGCAGGTTGGCATGCTGCACCGGCCGAACGTCGGCATTGATTATCTGATGGTTTTTTCGTCGTCCGGCGCGAAGTTTATGGATGAAAAAACCGGCAAACTGCTGTTCCCGAAAAAAGAGATCGAAAACGCGTTGAGCTGGTACGCCCGCAACGTCAGCGAGGGCGTTACGCCGACCGATAATACCTCAATGAGCTGGGACGCCATTCAGGCCAATTTCAAACAGGAAAAAGCCTTTATTTTCCATCAGGGGATCTGGGCGATGGCCTGGCAGGTGAATGACAACTTCGGCCCCGCCTGGCCGGCCGATAAAGCGGGTTATACCCATAAAATCGGCTGGATCCCGGCTCCGGCGGCGGTCAAAGGCGGCAAACCGGCCAACCTTTCCCATCCCATCGTCCATGTCGTCAGCAACAAGAGTAAAAACCGGGAACTGGCCGCCCAACTGGTGGCGATAGCCAGCCTGCCTTATTACAACAACCGCCATGACGTGACCTCCTATCATATCGCCATCAGTCATGCGCAGACCGCCATGCCGCAGTATACCGATAGCTGGGCGTTGGCCGAGGCCGGCAAGATGATGACGAACCTGACCTTTGTGCCTAATCATGTGCGGTTCGGCGATTACAACCGGGTGTTGTTCAAAGGGTTGCAGGCGGTGGAAACCAAACGGATGACGCCGGCGCAGGCGGTCGAGTTCATCGCCGACGAGCTGGAAATGCAGTTGGGCAAGGATGTGGAAATCGTCGATAGCCTTCATTGA
- a CDS encoding MFS transporter, whose protein sequence is MKLNFPLVALATGAFAIGTTEFSPMGLLPVIARGVDVSIPAAGMLISAYAIGVMVGAPIMTLLLSRYSHRSALIFLMSIFTLGNLLSAVAPNYTVLLISRLITSLNHGAFFGLGSVVAASVVTKDKQASAVATMFMGLTIANIGGVPAATWLGEMIGWRMSFAATSLLGLAAMLSLLLSLPPGGNKGKRPQVRQELAVLTRPVVVVSLLTTVLGAGAMFTLYTYISPVLTTLTHASPGFITAMLILIGIGFSLGNYLGGRLADRSLNGTLKGFFLLLIVTMLAIPWLARSEIGAAFSMVVWGMATFGVVPPLQMNVMRVAHEAPGLSSSVNIGAFNLGNALGAAAGGAAIAGGLGYAYIPVIGALVAVVGLLLVLYYTRSLRPQT, encoded by the coding sequence ATGAAACTCAATTTTCCACTGGTGGCCTTAGCCACAGGCGCATTCGCCATTGGTACTACAGAATTCTCTCCGATGGGATTATTACCGGTTATTGCTCGCGGCGTCGATGTCTCCATTCCCGCCGCCGGCATGTTAATCAGCGCCTATGCGATTGGCGTAATGGTTGGCGCGCCGATTATGACCCTATTGCTGTCGCGTTATTCTCATCGCAGCGCATTGATTTTCCTGATGAGCATTTTCACGCTGGGAAATCTGTTATCGGCCGTTGCGCCCAATTATACGGTGCTGTTGATTTCACGGCTGATTACCAGCCTGAATCACGGCGCTTTCTTCGGCCTTGGCTCGGTGGTGGCCGCCAGCGTGGTCACCAAAGATAAGCAGGCCAGCGCCGTCGCCACTATGTTTATGGGGCTGACCATCGCCAATATCGGCGGCGTTCCGGCGGCGACCTGGCTTGGAGAAATGATCGGCTGGCGCATGTCTTTCGCCGCCACATCGCTACTGGGACTGGCGGCGATGCTGAGCCTGTTGCTGTCGCTGCCGCCGGGCGGCAATAAGGGGAAACGTCCTCAGGTTCGTCAGGAATTAGCGGTACTGACCCGCCCGGTCGTCGTGGTGTCGTTGCTGACCACCGTCCTGGGCGCCGGAGCCATGTTCACCCTGTATACCTATATTTCGCCGGTGCTGACGACCCTCACCCACGCGTCGCCGGGTTTCATCACCGCCATGTTGATATTAATCGGGATAGGGTTTTCTCTCGGCAACTATTTGGGCGGACGCCTGGCCGATCGATCGCTGAACGGCACGCTGAAAGGCTTTTTTCTGCTGCTGATCGTAACGATGCTGGCAATCCCCTGGCTGGCCAGAAGTGAAATCGGCGCGGCATTCAGCATGGTCGTGTGGGGGATGGCGACGTTCGGCGTCGTGCCGCCGCTACAGATGAATGTTATGCGGGTCGCTCATGAAGCGCCAGGATTGTCCTCATCGGTCAATATCGGGGCCTTCAATCTGGGCAATGCGTTAGGGGCCGCCGCGGGCGGCGCGGCGATCGCCGGAGGGCTGGGCTACGCCTACATCCCGGTAATCGGAGCGTTGGTCGCCGTCGTCGGGCTGCTGCTGGTGCTGTACTATACCCGCAGTCTGCGCCCGCAGACCTGA
- a CDS encoding GntR family transcriptional regulator, giving the protein MLKGMSISRKTLHSEIADLIREMIVSGELEPGSRIPEKALCEQFEISRTPLREALKVLATEGMIVLLPQRGARVATLTDDELFEIFPIIASLEGLAGEIACQHITSDELTHIEQLHNAMLQAYQQLDRLEYSRLNREIHLAIFAAARNQSLIALYHNLELRIRNIRHTIRQRPSDWQLAVQEHEEILQCLRDKNAQQLAATLRRHVMSTANAVRNAVNASTSSHH; this is encoded by the coding sequence ATGCTCAAAGGAATGTCCATTTCACGAAAAACGCTCCATAGCGAGATTGCGGATCTGATTCGTGAAATGATTGTCAGCGGCGAACTGGAACCGGGCAGCAGGATCCCCGAAAAAGCGCTGTGCGAACAGTTTGAGATATCGCGCACCCCGCTGCGCGAGGCGCTTAAGGTGCTGGCCACCGAAGGGATGATCGTTCTGCTGCCCCAGCGCGGCGCCCGCGTCGCCACGCTGACGGACGACGAACTGTTTGAAATTTTCCCCATTATCGCCAGTCTGGAAGGACTGGCCGGCGAAATAGCCTGCCAGCATATCACCAGCGACGAGCTAACCCATATTGAGCAACTGCATAACGCCATGCTACAGGCTTACCAGCAGCTCGACAGACTGGAGTATTCCAGACTGAACCGGGAAATTCATTTAGCCATATTCGCCGCGGCACGCAACCAATCGCTGATTGCGCTGTACCACAATCTTGAGCTGCGCATCAGAAATATCCGCCATACCATCCGGCAGCGCCCCAGCGACTGGCAGTTGGCGGTGCAGGAGCATGAAGAGATCCTACAGTGCCTGCGGGACAAAAATGCGCAGCAGCTGGCCGCCACGCTGCGCAGGCATGTCATGAGCACCGCAAACGCCGTGCGTAACGCCGTCAACGCGTCCACCAGCAGCCATCACTGA
- a CDS encoding PLP-dependent transferase yields MPITQHNNQTGHDAAAAEDNHALLRLCAARLDALKNDRIVLYAGANLPSEAAIAAYSPALSAYPAMGPRFAKEQPDTDLVSKLEAAVENEINALFGSLWAETRLANCTTANLAVFHAFSQPGDLLLAPAAAHGGHLSQRRGGTPELAGLKVMDLPYDAENDALDAAAAAEMVLAEKPKLVMLGRSVMIKADDIAPVVASAHRVGGKVIFDASHVLGLIAGGMFPNPLALGVDIMTSSTYKTFPGRPHSIIAGRNAQDRQRLSQLIESRMIANCDAGCLPSLLVTLMETRRNGGGYARQICRNTAAMAAALRAMNVAVIAAPPHQTATHQLLIPMDSSLSPKAAITALEQHGILVGSCADPRAPNEFALRVGTQFMTRQGNNEEDFAAIAQKLAQLLEKTAAGRMRYRE; encoded by the coding sequence ATGCCCATAACGCAACATAACAATCAGACCGGCCATGACGCTGCGGCCGCAGAAGACAACCACGCGCTGTTACGCCTTTGCGCCGCTCGCCTCGACGCCCTGAAGAACGATCGCATCGTACTCTACGCCGGCGCCAATTTACCCAGCGAAGCGGCTATCGCCGCCTACTCGCCGGCGCTGAGCGCCTATCCGGCCATGGGCCCCCGGTTCGCCAAGGAGCAGCCGGACACCGATCTGGTGTCGAAACTGGAAGCCGCCGTGGAAAACGAAATCAACGCCCTGTTCGGTTCGCTATGGGCGGAAACCCGGCTGGCGAACTGCACGACGGCGAATCTGGCGGTATTTCATGCATTTTCCCAACCCGGCGATCTGCTGCTGGCGCCGGCCGCGGCCCACGGCGGCCACTTGAGCCAGCGCCGCGGAGGAACGCCCGAACTGGCGGGGCTGAAAGTGATGGATTTGCCGTACGACGCGGAAAACGACGCTCTGGACGCCGCCGCGGCCGCCGAGATGGTCCTTGCCGAGAAGCCCAAACTGGTGATGCTGGGCCGTTCGGTGATGATCAAAGCCGACGATATCGCGCCGGTGGTCGCCAGCGCGCACCGGGTCGGCGGCAAAGTCATTTTCGATGCATCCCATGTGCTGGGGCTGATTGCCGGAGGAATGTTTCCCAATCCGCTGGCGTTGGGCGTCGATATCATGACCAGTTCGACCTATAAAACCTTCCCTGGACGCCCGCACAGCATTATTGCCGGCCGTAATGCGCAGGATCGTCAGCGCCTGTCGCAGTTGATTGAAAGCCGGATGATCGCCAACTGCGATGCCGGTTGCCTTCCGTCGCTGCTGGTTACGCTGATGGAAACCCGGCGCAACGGCGGCGGCTATGCGCGGCAGATTTGCCGCAACACGGCCGCGATGGCCGCCGCGCTGCGGGCAATGAACGTGGCGGTGATCGCCGCGCCGCCGCATCAAACCGCCACCCACCAGCTATTGATCCCGATGGACTCATCGCTGTCGCCGAAAGCGGCCATCACCGCCCTTGAACAGCACGGCATTCTGGTCGGCTCCTGCGCCGATCCGCGAGCGCCGAATGAATTCGCGCTGCGCGTCGGCACGCAATTTATGACGCGGCAGGGAAACAACGAAGAGGACTTTGCGGCTATCGCCCAAAAGCTGGCGCAATTGCTGGAGAAAACGGCGGCGGGCCGTATGCGCTATCGGGAATAA
- a CDS encoding amino acid ABC transporter permease: MNYNWNWNIFFDMSLDGTNTYWQTLVMGLGWTAVTAVCAFSIALLLGSLAGIARNTPFAVLNRCGGAFVELFRNIPLLMQMFLWYFVLPEALPESAGVWLKQLPNAQFYTATLCLGCYHGARMAEVVRAGLESLSKGQRMAGQALGLTLPQTYRFVLLPVAFRIVTPAITSEFLSCTKNTSVALAIGLVELTGSARAMQENSFQVFEAFTAATVLYLLLNLIIVFVMRNMEKRAALPGFGMDQNRKKG, translated from the coding sequence ATGAACTATAATTGGAACTGGAACATATTTTTCGATATGTCGCTTGATGGGACCAACACTTACTGGCAAACGTTGGTGATGGGTCTCGGCTGGACGGCCGTTACGGCCGTCTGCGCCTTTAGCATCGCGCTATTGCTGGGTTCTTTGGCCGGCATCGCCCGCAATACGCCGTTTGCCGTTCTGAACCGCTGCGGCGGCGCCTTCGTCGAACTGTTCCGCAATATTCCGTTGTTAATGCAAATGTTTCTCTGGTACTTCGTCTTACCGGAAGCGCTGCCGGAATCGGCGGGCGTCTGGTTGAAACAGTTGCCTAACGCGCAATTTTATACCGCGACGCTCTGTCTGGGCTGCTATCACGGCGCGCGCATGGCGGAAGTGGTGCGCGCCGGGCTGGAAAGCCTGTCCAAAGGACAGCGCATGGCCGGACAAGCCTTGGGGCTGACGCTGCCGCAGACTTACCGTTTCGTGCTGCTGCCGGTGGCGTTTCGCATCGTAACGCCGGCTATCACCTCGGAATTTCTCAGCTGTACCAAAAACACCTCGGTGGCGCTGGCTATCGGGCTGGTGGAACTCACCGGCAGCGCCCGCGCCATGCAGGAAAACAGTTTTCAGGTGTTTGAGGCCTTTACCGCCGCCACCGTGCTTTACCTGCTGCTTAATCTGATTATCGTCTTTGTTATGCGCAACATGGAAAAACGAGCGGCGCTGCCGGGTTTCGGCATGGATCAGAACCGGAAGAAGGGGTGA
- a CDS encoding amino acid ABC transporter permease, whose amino-acid sequence MTGFDFQTIVNALPYLFLTGMSFTLKLTFFATALGIIFGTLLAIMRLSRFKALAMLAAGYVNLLRSLPLVLVIFWFYFLVPYILQWITGASFPVRVEPFWSSVITFTLFEACYFCEIVRSGIQSLPAGQSQASLALGLTGRQTMLYVILPQAMRNMLPLFLTQTIILFQDTSLVYVLSITDFLGAAAKVAQRDGRLLEMYLFAAAVYFIISYLASNAVRLLQKRTAIIR is encoded by the coding sequence CTGACGGGATTTGATTTTCAGACCATCGTCAACGCCTTGCCCTACCTGTTTCTGACCGGGATGAGCTTTACGCTGAAGTTAACCTTCTTCGCCACGGCGCTGGGCATTATTTTCGGCACGCTGCTGGCGATAATGCGCCTGTCCCGATTCAAGGCGCTGGCCATGCTGGCCGCGGGTTACGTCAACCTATTGCGCTCGCTGCCGCTGGTTCTGGTGATCTTCTGGTTCTATTTTCTGGTGCCCTATATTCTGCAATGGATCACCGGCGCGTCTTTTCCGGTCAGGGTCGAGCCCTTCTGGTCATCGGTCATCACCTTTACGCTGTTCGAAGCCTGCTATTTTTGCGAAATCGTCCGTTCCGGCATTCAGTCGCTGCCCGCCGGCCAGTCTCAGGCGTCTCTGGCGCTGGGATTGACCGGAAGGCAAACCATGCTGTATGTCATTCTGCCGCAGGCCATGCGCAACATGCTGCCGCTGTTCCTGACCCAGACCATTATCCTGTTTCAGGACACCTCGCTGGTCTATGTCCTGTCGATTACCGATTTTCTCGGCGCGGCGGCCAAGGTCGCGCAACGCGACGGACGCTTGCTGGAAATGTATCTGTTCGCCGCCGCCGTCTATTTCATCATCTCTTATCTGGCATCCAATGCCGTGCGGCTGCTACAGAAGCGCACCGCCATTATCCGTTGA
- a CDS encoding transporter substrate-binding domain-containing protein, whose protein sequence is MKRQILATSLCTLILATASAGAEELEGTLKKIADSGQITVGHRDGAVPFSYYDDNQQPIGYAMDICAAVVDAVKTKLNKPELAVSTMPVTGTTRIPLLTNGTIDMECGTTTNNAERQKQVTFSTTYFVAAVRILSKKSAPAASMADLKGKTVVTLAGTTSVRIINDANNAGKLGMTILSAKDLAEGMLTLETGRAAAFIFDDVSLAGARATSKNPDDYQISDEPLSVEPYGVMLRRNDEQFKTLVNTTIEGLYSSGAITALYDKWFTQPIPPKNINMNFPMSAQLQKTIAHPTDDPNPELYR, encoded by the coding sequence ATGAAACGACAGATATTGGCTACATCCCTGTGCACGCTTATTCTGGCTACCGCATCGGCTGGCGCCGAGGAGTTGGAGGGAACATTAAAGAAAATCGCCGACAGCGGCCAGATCACCGTGGGCCACCGCGACGGCGCGGTCCCCTTCTCCTACTACGACGATAATCAGCAGCCGATCGGCTACGCGATGGATATCTGCGCCGCGGTGGTCGACGCGGTAAAAACCAAGCTGAACAAGCCCGAGCTGGCGGTCAGCACTATGCCGGTCACCGGCACGACGCGCATTCCGCTGCTGACCAACGGCACCATTGATATGGAGTGCGGCACCACCACCAACAACGCCGAACGCCAGAAGCAGGTTACCTTTTCCACCACCTATTTCGTCGCAGCCGTGAGAATTCTTTCCAAAAAATCCGCGCCGGCGGCATCCATGGCGGATTTAAAGGGAAAAACCGTGGTTACGCTGGCAGGCACCACCAGCGTCAGGATTATCAATGACGCCAACAACGCCGGGAAATTGGGCATGACCATTCTTTCCGCCAAAGATCTGGCCGAAGGCATGCTGACGCTGGAAACCGGCCGGGCCGCCGCCTTTATTTTCGATGACGTTTCCTTAGCCGGCGCCAGAGCGACGTCCAAGAATCCCGACGATTACCAGATTTCAGACGAACCGCTGTCGGTAGAGCCGTATGGCGTCATGCTGCGCCGTAACGACGAGCAGTTTAAGACGCTGGTCAATACCACTATTGAAGGGTTGTACAGCAGCGGCGCCATTACCGCGCTTTACGATAAATGGTTCACGCAGCCGATCCCGCCGAAAAACATCAATATGAATTTCCCGATGTCGGCGCAGTTGCAGAAAACGATCGCCCATCCGACCGACGATCCGAATCCTGAGCTTTACCGCTAA
- the dkgB gene encoding 2,5-didehydrogluconate reductase DkgB, whose product MTIPAFGVGTFRLTGQVVIDSVRNALDVGYRAIDTAQIYNNEAEVGRAVAESGIDRDSLFITTKIWVDNYAKDKLIPSLQESLKKLRTDYVDLTLIHWPAPGNGVGVDEFMTALAEAKAQGLSRQIGISNFPIAETQAAMAAVGKDQIATNQIELSPYLQSPKLVSFLKQQNIAITSYMTLAYGKILKDKVINAIAQRHQATAAQVALAWALQSGFSVIPSSTKRENLASNLLAQQLTLTQADMAEIAALDRGGREVSPDGLAARWDD is encoded by the coding sequence ATGACTATTCCTGCGTTTGGAGTGGGAACGTTCCGTTTGACCGGCCAGGTAGTTATCGATTCCGTCCGTAATGCGCTGGATGTGGGATACCGCGCGATCGACACCGCCCAGATTTACAATAATGAGGCGGAAGTGGGCCGGGCCGTGGCTGAATCCGGCATCGATCGCGATTCGTTATTCATCACCACCAAAATCTGGGTGGATAATTACGCCAAAGACAAGCTGATCCCCAGTCTGCAAGAAAGTCTGAAAAAATTACGCACGGATTATGTGGACCTGACGTTAATTCACTGGCCCGCCCCCGGCAACGGCGTCGGCGTGGATGAATTCATGACCGCGCTGGCCGAAGCCAAAGCGCAGGGCTTAAGCCGTCAGATCGGCATCTCCAATTTTCCCATCGCTGAAACGCAAGCGGCGATGGCAGCGGTAGGAAAAGATCAGATCGCCACCAATCAAATAGAATTAAGCCCTTATTTGCAAAGCCCCAAGCTGGTTTCTTTCCTGAAACAGCAAAATATCGCTATTACCTCATACATGACATTGGCGTATGGCAAGATACTGAAAGACAAAGTCATTAACGCCATCGCCCAACGGCATCAGGCAACGGCGGCTCAGGTGGCGCTGGCCTGGGCGCTACAGTCCGGATTTTCGGTCATACCGTCATCAACCAAGCGGGAAAACCTGGCCAGCAATTTACTGGCGCAACAGCTCACGCTGACGCAGGCCGATATGGCGGAGATCGCCGCTCTGGATCGCGGCGGCCGCGAGGTCAGTCCCGATGGGCTGGCCGCTCGCTGGGACGATTAA